A genomic segment from Pseudomonas mendocina encodes:
- a CDS encoding DUF748 domain-containing protein, protein MKRRYSWPLKALLILVLLLMAAQLALPWLIRDYLNDKLAEMGDYRGHIADIDLAWWRGAYRINELTIVKETGDVPVPLLDAPLIDLSVSWPALWREHAVVAEVFFERPQLNFVDGGDNDQATQTGAGTDWRDQLNKLLPITLNELRVIDGRISFHNFTTDPQVELSADKVNASLYNLTNVGDEPGDRVAHFEGRALLLEHAPLEAEATFDPFEQFEDFELRLRAKDIDLTRFNDFARAYGRFDFKRGNGDLVIEAQAKNAQLNGYIKPLLRDVEVFDWEQDVEDEDKGVLRSIWEAIVGGSETLLKNQRRDQFATRVELSGSVHNQQTSAFQAFIAILRNGFVEAFTPRYERPPPQQDGN, encoded by the coding sequence ATGAAACGACGCTACAGCTGGCCCCTCAAAGCCCTGCTCATCCTGGTCCTGCTGCTAATGGCCGCGCAGCTCGCGCTGCCCTGGCTGATCCGTGACTACCTCAACGACAAGCTCGCCGAGATGGGCGACTACCGAGGGCATATCGCTGATATCGACCTGGCCTGGTGGCGCGGCGCCTATCGCATCAACGAGCTGACCATCGTCAAGGAGACGGGCGATGTGCCAGTGCCGTTGCTCGATGCCCCGCTGATCGACCTTTCCGTGAGCTGGCCGGCGCTATGGCGCGAGCATGCGGTGGTGGCCGAGGTGTTCTTCGAGCGGCCGCAGTTGAACTTCGTCGATGGTGGCGATAATGACCAGGCCACCCAGACCGGTGCCGGTACCGACTGGCGCGACCAGTTGAACAAGCTGCTGCCCATCACCCTCAACGAACTGCGGGTGATCGACGGCCGCATCAGCTTTCACAACTTCACCACCGATCCCCAGGTTGAACTGAGCGCAGACAAGGTCAACGCCAGCCTATACAACCTCACCAATGTCGGTGACGAACCAGGCGACCGCGTCGCACACTTCGAAGGTCGGGCGCTGTTGCTGGAGCACGCGCCACTGGAAGCCGAGGCGACCTTCGACCCATTCGAGCAATTCGAGGATTTCGAGCTGCGCCTGCGCGCGAAGGACATCGACCTAACACGCTTCAACGACTTTGCCCGCGCCTACGGCCGCTTCGACTTTAAGCGCGGCAACGGCGACCTGGTCATCGAAGCGCAAGCCAAAAATGCTCAGCTCAACGGTTACATCAAACCCCTGCTACGTGATGTCGAGGTGTTCGACTGGGAGCAGGACGTCGAAGATGAAGATAAAGGCGTCCTGCGCTCCATATGGGAAGCCATCGTAGGGGGCAGCGAGACACTGCTGAAGAACCAGCGCCGCGACCAATTTGCCACCCGTGTCGAACTCAGCGGCAGCGTGCACAACCAGCAGACCAGCGCATTCCAGGCCTTCATCGCCATCCTGCGTAATGGTTTCGTCGAAGCCTTCACGCCCCGCTACGAACGCCCGCCACCTCAGCAAGACGGCAATTGA
- a CDS encoding AAA family ATPase, which produces MKFEGTQSYVATDDLKLAVNAAITLQRPLLVKGEPGTGKTMLAEQLADAFGAKLITWHIKSTTKAHQGLYEYDAVSRLRDSQLDSDKVHDVRNYIKKGKLWEAFESDERVILLIDEIDKADIEFPNDLLQELDKMEFYVYETNETIKAKQRPIIIITSNNEKELPDAFLRRCFFHYIAFPDRDTLKKIVDVHYPNISGELVAEALDVFFDVRKVPGLKKKPSTSELVDWLKLLMADNIGEAVLRERDPTKAIPPLAGALVKNEQDVQLLERLAFMTRRASR; this is translated from the coding sequence ATGAAGTTCGAAGGCACCCAGTCCTACGTCGCCACCGACGACCTCAAACTCGCGGTCAACGCCGCCATCACCCTGCAGCGCCCGCTGCTGGTCAAGGGTGAGCCGGGCACCGGCAAGACCATGCTCGCCGAGCAACTGGCCGACGCCTTCGGCGCCAAGCTCATTACCTGGCACATCAAGTCCACCACCAAGGCGCACCAAGGCCTGTACGAATACGATGCGGTCAGCCGCCTGCGCGATTCGCAGCTCGACTCGGACAAGGTTCACGACGTTCGCAACTACATCAAGAAAGGCAAGCTGTGGGAGGCGTTCGAGTCCGACGAGCGCGTGATCCTGCTGATCGACGAAATCGACAAGGCCGACATCGAGTTCCCCAACGACCTGTTGCAGGAACTCGACAAGATGGAGTTCTACGTTTACGAAACCAACGAGACGATCAAGGCCAAGCAGCGCCCGATCATCATCATCACCTCGAACAACGAGAAGGAACTGCCGGACGCCTTCCTGCGCCGCTGCTTCTTCCACTACATCGCCTTCCCGGATCGCGACACCCTGAAGAAGATCGTCGACGTGCACTACCCCAACATCAGCGGCGAGCTGGTGGCAGAGGCGCTGGATGTGTTCTTCGACGTGCGCAAGGTACCGGGCCTGAAGAAGAAGCCCTCGACCAGCGAACTGGTGGACTGGCTCAAGTTGCTGATGGCCGACAATATCGGTGAAGCAGTGCTGCGCGAACGCGACCCGACCAAGGCGATCCCGCCGCTGGCCGGTGCTCTGGTGAAGAACGAGCAGGATGTACAACTGCTCGAGCGCCTGGCCTTCATGACCCGCCGCGCTTCTCGGTAA
- a CDS encoding vWA domain-containing protein, with amino-acid sequence MLLNLFNEMRAAKVPVSVRELLDLINALKHNVVFADMDEFYYLARAILVKDERHFDKFDRAFGAYFKGLENLNEHIEAMIPEEWLRKEFERLLTDEEKAQIQSLGGLDKLIEEFKKRLEEQKEKHAGGNKWIGTGGTSPFGSGGYNPEGIRVGDAGKRQGKAAKVWDQREYKNLDDQVELGTRNIKVALRRLRKFARQGAAEELDLDGTIDHTAKDGGLLNIQMRPERRNTVKLLLLLDIGGSMDAHVKVCEELFSACKTEFKHLEYFYFHNFIYESVWKNNMRRTSERTSTLDLLHKYGADYKVVFVGDAAMAPYEITQAGGSVEHWNEEAGYVWMKRFTEKFKKIIWINPYPKDTWNYTASTGLVRELIEDRMYPLTLQGLEDGMKYLSK; translated from the coding sequence ATGCTGCTCAATTTATTCAACGAAATGCGCGCGGCCAAGGTGCCGGTGTCGGTGCGCGAGTTGCTCGACCTGATCAACGCGCTCAAGCACAACGTCGTGTTCGCCGACATGGACGAGTTCTACTACCTGGCGCGGGCGATCCTGGTGAAGGACGAACGTCACTTCGACAAGTTCGACCGTGCCTTCGGCGCCTACTTCAAGGGCCTGGAAAACCTCAATGAACACATCGAGGCGATGATCCCCGAGGAATGGCTGCGCAAGGAATTCGAGCGCCTGCTCACCGATGAGGAAAAGGCGCAGATCCAGAGCCTCGGCGGCCTCGATAAGCTGATCGAGGAGTTCAAGAAACGCCTCGAGGAGCAAAAGGAAAAGCACGCCGGCGGCAACAAGTGGATCGGCACCGGCGGCACCAGCCCGTTCGGCTCCGGCGGCTACAACCCGGAAGGCATTCGCGTCGGCGATGCCGGCAAGCGCCAGGGCAAGGCCGCCAAGGTGTGGGACCAGCGCGAATACAAGAACCTCGACGATCAGGTCGAACTGGGCACGCGCAATATCAAGGTGGCGCTGCGCCGCCTGCGCAAGTTCGCCCGCCAGGGCGCTGCCGAAGAGCTGGATCTGGACGGCACCATCGACCACACCGCCAAAGACGGCGGCCTGCTCAATATCCAGATGCGCCCGGAGCGCCGCAACACGGTCAAGCTCCTGCTGTTGCTGGATATCGGCGGTTCGATGGACGCCCACGTCAAGGTCTGCGAGGAGCTGTTTTCCGCTTGCAAGACCGAGTTCAAGCACCTGGAATATTTCTACTTCCACAACTTCATCTACGAGAGCGTGTGGAAGAACAACATGCGCCGCACCAGCGAGCGCACCTCGACCCTGGACTTGCTGCACAAGTACGGCGCCGACTACAAGGTGGTGTTCGTCGGCGACGCGGCCATGGCGCCCTACGAGATCACCCAGGCTGGCGGCAGTGTCGAGCACTGGAACGAGGAAGCCGGCTACGTCTGGATGAAGCGCTTCACCGAGAAGTTCAAGAAAATCATCTGGATCAACCCCTACCCCAAGGACACCTGGAACTACACCGCCTCCACTGGCCTGGTGCGCGAACTGATCGAAGATCGCATGTACCCGCTGACCCTGCAGGGGCTGGAAGACGGCATGAAGTACCTGTCCAAGTAA
- a CDS encoding DUF2167 domain-containing protein, translating to MSIKDSILAAALAAVLPFTSVVYANPEPEPESATVSEEVTESDDSAQYISPEEFVASLEFKTGRVVLGNNLATLNLPDSLVFLDGENAQRLLVDGWGNPPDDVPPLGMILPAGVSPLADESWGVTVEYEDSGYVSDEDAADIDYGDMLKDMQADMREANTWREENGYEPVQLVGWAAAPRYDAEGKKLHWAKELKFGDSETNTLNYNIRVLGRKGVLVLNFVANIDQLAEIEANVPAVLAATEFNPGQRYAEFDPDLDTVAAYGLGALVAGKVAAKTGLLAMLLVLLKKFWFIPVVVVGWLFKRIGLSKKDTPSEEASAPAAPVAAPAEAKVEEPVQAPAQTVMDLNKPDDADKR from the coding sequence ATGTCGATCAAGGATTCGATCCTGGCCGCCGCGCTGGCTGCCGTCCTGCCGTTCACGTCCGTTGTATACGCCAATCCCGAGCCAGAGCCTGAGAGTGCTACGGTCAGCGAGGAGGTCACCGAGAGTGACGATTCGGCGCAGTACATCAGCCCCGAAGAATTCGTTGCCAGCCTGGAGTTCAAGACCGGGCGAGTGGTGCTTGGCAACAACCTGGCTACCCTCAATCTGCCCGATTCTCTGGTGTTCCTCGATGGCGAGAATGCCCAGCGTCTGCTGGTCGATGGCTGGGGCAACCCGCCAGACGACGTCCCGCCCCTGGGCATGATCCTGCCGGCCGGTGTGTCACCGTTGGCCGATGAGTCCTGGGGCGTGACCGTCGAGTACGAAGACAGCGGTTATGTGTCCGACGAGGACGCCGCCGATATCGATTACGGCGACATGCTCAAGGATATGCAGGCCGACATGCGCGAGGCCAACACCTGGCGTGAAGAGAATGGCTACGAGCCGGTACAGCTGGTCGGCTGGGCCGCTGCGCCCCGCTACGATGCCGAAGGCAAGAAACTGCACTGGGCCAAGGAGCTGAAGTTCGGTGACAGCGAGACCAATACCCTCAACTACAACATCCGCGTGCTGGGCCGTAAGGGTGTGCTGGTGCTGAATTTCGTCGCCAACATCGACCAGCTGGCTGAAATCGAAGCCAACGTACCAGCCGTGCTGGCTGCTACCGAATTCAACCCCGGTCAGCGTTATGCCGAGTTCGATCCCGATCTGGACACCGTGGCCGCTTATGGCCTGGGCGCACTGGTAGCCGGCAAGGTGGCTGCCAAGACCGGCCTGCTGGCCATGCTGCTGGTACTGCTGAAGAAGTTCTGGTTCATCCCGGTGGTGGTGGTCGGCTGGCTGTTCAAGCGTATCGGCTTGAGCAAGAAGGACACGCCGAGCGAAGAAGCGAGTGCACCGGCTGCTCCTGTGGCAGCGCCAGCCGAGGCCAAGGTCGAGGAGCCGGTACAGGCCCCGGCGCAGACGGTGATGGACCTGAACAAGCCGGACGACGCGGACAAGCGTTGA
- a CDS encoding DUF2937 family protein, translated as MLRSYLRLTLFAFGLLLGVQVPGFIDDYAKRVEAHRLESQQSLKGFQETAQKFFKGDMDALVAHYRVSDDPVMRSDANSVGHLVQRSALLEREWQAMQGPWYAQAWHLATGADHELFQETLQAYRYQVLFTPDAILWGVISALLLAWLAELLVLMFGLMFGVGRTTRAQQRHWR; from the coding sequence ATGCTTAGAAGCTACCTGCGTCTGACGCTGTTCGCCTTCGGCCTGTTGCTTGGCGTACAGGTGCCGGGCTTCATCGATGACTATGCCAAGCGCGTCGAGGCCCATCGCCTGGAGTCGCAACAGAGTCTCAAGGGGTTTCAGGAAACCGCACAGAAGTTCTTCAAGGGCGACATGGATGCGCTGGTGGCGCACTACCGCGTCAGCGACGACCCGGTGATGCGCAGCGATGCCAACAGCGTCGGGCACCTGGTGCAGCGCTCGGCACTGCTTGAACGCGAGTGGCAGGCCATGCAGGGACCTTGGTACGCCCAGGCCTGGCACCTGGCGACTGGCGCCGATCACGAGCTGTTCCAGGAAACCTTGCAGGCTTACCGCTATCAGGTGCTGTTCACCCCCGATGCAATCCTCTGGGGTGTTATCAGCGCGTTGCTATTGGCTTGGCTGGCTGAGCTGCTGGTGCTCATGTTCGGCTTGATGTTCGGGGTAGGGCGGACCACGCGTGCCCAGCAACGCCACTGGCGTTGA
- a CDS encoding class II glutamine amidotransferase: protein MCELLGMSANVPTDIVFSFTGLMQRGGRTGPHRDGWGIGFYEGRGLRLFQDPRASSESEVAQLVQRYPIKSEVVIGHIRQANVGQVSLVNTHPFSRELWGRNWCFAHNGQLAGLQGSTSFYRPVGETDSEAAFCDLLNRVRRAFPEPVSVEMLLPVLVAACASYRQLGVFNCLLSDGDWLFSFCSTKLAHITRRAPFGPAQLKDADLKVDFQSETTPNDVVTVIATEPLTDNEQWSLYQPGEWRLWRRGECITHGKA from the coding sequence ATGTGCGAATTGCTCGGCATGAGCGCCAATGTCCCCACCGATATCGTCTTCAGCTTTACCGGGCTGATGCAGCGTGGCGGCCGCACCGGGCCGCACCGTGATGGCTGGGGCATCGGTTTCTACGAGGGGCGTGGCCTGCGGTTGTTCCAAGACCCGCGGGCAAGCAGTGAGTCCGAGGTGGCGCAACTGGTACAGCGCTACCCGATCAAGAGCGAGGTGGTGATCGGCCACATCCGCCAGGCCAATGTCGGCCAGGTTTCATTGGTCAACACCCATCCCTTCAGCCGCGAGCTGTGGGGGCGCAACTGGTGTTTCGCGCACAACGGTCAGCTCGCTGGTCTGCAAGGCTCCACCAGTTTCTATCGACCGGTGGGCGAGACCGATAGCGAGGCTGCCTTCTGCGACCTGCTCAACCGCGTGCGGCGCGCCTTCCCAGAGCCGGTCTCGGTGGAAATGCTCCTGCCGGTACTGGTCGCAGCCTGCGCCAGCTACCGTCAGCTCGGCGTGTTCAATTGCCTGCTCAGCGATGGCGACTGGTTGTTCAGCTTCTGCTCGACCAAGCTGGCGCATATCACCCGGCGCGCCCCTTTCGGTCCGGCGCAACTCAAGGACGCCGATCTCAAGGTGGACTTCCAGTCGGAAACCACACCCAACGATGTGGTGACGGTCATCGCCACTGAACCTCTGACCGACAACGAACAATGGTCGCTGTACCAGCCGGGCGAGTGGCGCCTATGGCGCCGCGGCGAATGCATCACTCACGGCAAGGCCTGA
- a CDS encoding HIT family protein — translation MDCVFCAIAERRLPAHRLYEDDDFIVLLDIFPMRPAHVLIVSRQHAPFLRDLPAAVRERLLALSERIASALREAGYGVNGINILINDGPDSNQHVPHLHLHLIPRRPGDLPALLWRLLVRFLPQGRKRLDARLQDEAERLRLILGKEN, via the coding sequence ATGGATTGCGTGTTCTGTGCCATTGCCGAGCGTCGGCTACCCGCTCATCGGCTTTACGAGGACGATGACTTCATCGTTCTACTGGATATCTTTCCCATGCGTCCGGCCCATGTGCTGATCGTCAGTCGCCAGCATGCGCCGTTCCTGCGTGATTTGCCGGCAGCGGTTCGCGAGCGCCTGCTGGCCTTGTCGGAGCGCATCGCCAGTGCGTTGCGTGAGGCCGGCTACGGTGTCAACGGCATCAACATACTGATCAACGATGGTCCGGATTCCAACCAGCACGTGCCCCATCTTCATCTACACCTGATTCCGCGACGGCCGGGTGACCTGCCGGCGCTGCTCTGGCGACTGCTGGTGCGTTTTCTGCCGCAGGGCCGCAAGCGACTCGACGCGCGTCTGCAGGACGAAGCCGAGCGTCTGCGCCTGATACTCGGCAAGGAGAATTGA
- a CDS encoding S9 family peptidase: MPSAPIARQEAGNDPYRWLENRDSEEVLAHLQAENAYLESVLEPQQALREQLFEEIKGRIRETDLSLPTPWADYLYYQRTTAGDEYPRHYRCRRPADGSLQVDSASETLLLDPNELAGGGFLSVGAFSISPDQQRLAYSLDSSGDEIYRLFVKELDSGQISELPFDGCDGSMTWANDSQTLFFTELDDTHRPYKLYRHRLGEAAAEAVFEEADGRFFLHCYRSSSERQLILQLGSKTTSEVWVLDAQRPQDAFTCLAPREENHEYDVDHGMLNGEWCWLIRSNQSGINFALYRATEDKPQRSHWQQIRPHDPQVMLEGATLNQRAIVLALREGGLPILEVQPQGQMAYRVQLPDAAYSLYVQDSLEFDSPVIRLRYEALNRPAQVRQLELATGAQQVLKQTPVEGPFDADAYESRRLWANTAEGTQIPISLVARREVFAAGQPAPLYLYGYGAYGASLDPWFSHARLSLLDRGFIFAIAHIRGGGEMGEAWYRAGKLAHKQNSFDDFIASAERLIAEGLTTASQLAISGGSAGGLLIGAVLNQRPELFAAAIAEVPFVDVLNTMLNPDLPLTVTEYDEWGDPNQPEVFERIKAYAPYENVRPQAYPAILAVAGYNDSRVQYWEAAKWVAKLRRDKTDDNLLLLKTDLGAGHGGMSGRYQGIKDVALEYAFIFRVLGIAHP, encoded by the coding sequence ATGCCCTCTGCCCCCATCGCCCGCCAGGAAGCCGGCAACGATCCCTATCGCTGGCTGGAGAACCGCGACAGCGAGGAAGTACTGGCCCATCTGCAGGCGGAGAACGCTTACCTGGAAAGCGTGCTGGAACCGCAGCAGGCGCTACGCGAGCAACTGTTCGAGGAGATCAAGGGGCGTATCCGCGAGACTGATCTGTCGCTGCCCACGCCCTGGGCCGACTACCTCTACTACCAGCGCACCACAGCGGGTGACGAGTATCCACGGCACTATCGCTGCCGCCGTCCTGCCGACGGTTCGCTGCAGGTCGACAGCGCCAGCGAAACGCTGCTGCTCGACCCCAACGAGCTGGCCGGAGGAGGCTTTCTTTCCGTCGGCGCATTCAGCATCAGTCCCGACCAGCAACGCCTGGCCTACAGCCTCGACAGCAGCGGCGACGAGATCTACCGCCTGTTCGTCAAGGAGCTGGACAGCGGCCAGATCAGCGAGCTGCCCTTCGACGGCTGCGACGGCAGCATGACCTGGGCGAACGACAGCCAGACGCTGTTCTTCACCGAACTGGACGACACCCACCGCCCCTACAAACTTTATCGTCACCGCCTCGGTGAGGCCGCAGCCGAAGCGGTATTCGAGGAAGCCGATGGCCGCTTCTTCCTGCATTGCTATCGCTCCAGCTCCGAACGCCAGTTGATTCTGCAACTGGGCAGCAAGACCACCAGCGAAGTCTGGGTGCTGGATGCCCAGAGGCCGCAAGACGCCTTCACCTGCCTGGCGCCCCGCGAGGAAAATCACGAGTACGACGTCGACCACGGCATGCTCAACGGCGAGTGGTGCTGGCTGATCCGCAGCAACCAGAGCGGTATCAACTTCGCGCTCTACCGCGCCACCGAGGACAAGCCGCAGCGCTCGCATTGGCAGCAGATTCGTCCACATGACCCGCAGGTGATGCTGGAAGGCGCTACGTTGAACCAACGCGCCATCGTCCTGGCGCTGCGCGAAGGTGGTCTGCCTATCCTCGAAGTGCAACCGCAAGGCCAGATGGCATATCGCGTGCAACTGCCGGATGCGGCCTACAGCCTCTACGTGCAGGACAGCCTGGAATTTGACAGCCCGGTGATTCGCCTACGCTACGAAGCGCTGAACCGCCCCGCGCAGGTACGTCAGCTGGAACTGGCCACGGGCGCACAACAGGTGCTCAAGCAGACGCCGGTGGAAGGCCCGTTCGATGCCGACGCCTATGAGAGCCGCCGTCTCTGGGCCAATACGGCCGAAGGTACGCAGATCCCCATCAGCCTGGTGGCGCGGCGGGAGGTGTTCGCCGCAGGCCAACCGGCCCCGCTTTACCTCTATGGCTATGGTGCTTATGGCGCCAGCCTAGACCCCTGGTTCTCTCATGCTCGCCTGAGCCTGCTCGACCGCGGCTTCATCTTCGCCATCGCGCACATCCGCGGTGGCGGCGAGATGGGTGAAGCCTGGTACCGTGCCGGTAAGCTTGCGCACAAGCAGAACAGCTTCGATGACTTCATCGCCAGTGCCGAACGCCTGATCGCCGAGGGCCTGACCACCGCCTCGCAACTGGCGATCAGCGGCGGCAGCGCCGGCGGCCTGCTGATCGGCGCCGTACTCAATCAGCGCCCCGAGCTGTTCGCCGCTGCCATCGCCGAAGTGCCCTTCGTCGACGTGCTCAATACCATGCTCAACCCGGACCTGCCGCTCACGGTGACCGAGTACGACGAATGGGGTGATCCGAACCAGCCCGAGGTCTTCGAGCGCATCAAGGCCTACGCCCCCTACGAGAACGTCAGGCCCCAGGCCTATCCGGCGATTCTCGCCGTGGCAGGCTACAACGACAGCCGCGTGCAGTACTGGGAGGCCGCCAAATGGGTGGCAAAACTGCGCCGCGACAAGACCGACGACAACCTGCTGCTACTCAAGACTGACCTCGGCGCGGGACATGGCGGCATGAGTGGGCGTTATCAGGGCATCAAGGATGTGGCGCTGGAGTACGCGTTCATATTCCGCGTACTGGGGATAGCGCACCCGTAG
- a CDS encoding YajD family HNH nuclease, producing the protein MNTTSKLDKILAEAQQRRETSYREKALRMYPHICGRCGREFSGKRLSELTVHHRDHNHDNNPEDGSNWELLCLYCHDNEHQRQVDLHYQKEEAASAGSGSKVTHKGLAGLAALLGQADAKQE; encoded by the coding sequence ATGAATACCACCAGCAAGCTCGACAAGATTCTCGCCGAAGCCCAGCAACGCCGCGAAACCAGTTACCGGGAAAAAGCGCTGCGCATGTACCCGCACATCTGCGGCCGTTGCGGCCGTGAGTTCAGCGGCAAGCGCCTGAGTGAACTGACCGTGCATCATCGTGACCATAACCACGACAACAACCCGGAAGACGGTTCCAACTGGGAATTGCTGTGCCTGTACTGCCACGACAACGAACACCAGCGTCAGGTCGATTTGCACTACCAGAAGGAAGAGGCGGCCAGTGCGGGCTCCGGCAGCAAGGTCACGCACAAGGGGCTGGCAGGTCTCGCAGCTCTGCTCGGCCAGGCTGACGCTAAACAGGAGTGA
- a CDS encoding RNA methyltransferase, which translates to MANKRYACIGLFNPKSPENVGSIMRAAGCYGVSSVFYTGTRYDRAKDFITDTKKVHQDIPLINIDDLRKILPLGCTPVAVELVDDARALPAYTHPDRALYIFGPEDGSLQQEILDWCAGEVVYIPTQGCMNLAATVNVVLYDRLAKGNNTRSGPLF; encoded by the coding sequence GTGGCCAACAAGAGATACGCCTGCATCGGCCTGTTCAATCCGAAATCCCCGGAAAACGTCGGTTCCATCATGCGTGCAGCGGGATGCTATGGCGTCAGCTCGGTGTTTTACACCGGAACCCGCTACGACCGCGCCAAGGATTTCATCACCGATACCAAGAAGGTTCACCAGGATATCCCGCTGATCAATATCGATGATCTGCGCAAAATCCTGCCGCTGGGCTGCACGCCGGTGGCGGTGGAGCTGGTCGATGACGCCCGCGCCCTGCCTGCCTATACCCATCCAGACCGGGCGCTGTACATCTTCGGCCCGGAAGACGGCTCGCTGCAGCAGGAGATTCTCGACTGGTGCGCAGGTGAAGTGGTGTACATCCCGACTCAGGGCTGCATGAACCTGGCGGCCACGGTCAACGTGGTGCTCTACGATCGCCTGGCCAAAGGTAACAACACCCGTTCCGGCCCCTTGTTCTGA
- a CDS encoding gluzincin family metallopeptidase, whose amino-acid sequence MSLRLPLYSSLLLLSLPAFAATQKVDLDYHVRFLPESHQAEVSITLEKGERVRSLDFNLGEDGRFSDFKADGQWSQEVAGRGKWQPGEGKSVLSYRVLIDSERKPGRYDARMTDDWALFRGDDLVPAAKLDQRDKTDLVARLQFELPKGWKSVETGWPRIGKNRFRIDNPERKFDRPTGWMLAGKLGTRRTRLGDTEVAISAPIGEGMRRMDIMTFLTFVWPQMQQVFPRDPDKLLIVGAGDPMWRGGLSAANSYYMHADRPLVSENGTSSLVHELVHVFGRIYGRDRSDWIAEGLAEYYAIELMRRAGGISEDRYQKIREQLIRWSKPVNSLRTDNASGPVTARAVLLLQELDREIRQKTKEKGNLSLDDVTRGLMRLDKVSTKDFIDITENVIGGPSKTLDTRLLR is encoded by the coding sequence ATGTCCCTTCGCTTGCCGTTGTACTCGTCTCTGCTGCTTCTGAGCCTGCCGGCTTTCGCCGCTACACAGAAGGTCGATCTGGATTATCACGTGCGCTTTCTGCCCGAGAGCCATCAGGCCGAGGTCAGCATCACGCTGGAGAAGGGCGAGCGCGTACGCAGCCTCGATTTCAATCTTGGCGAAGATGGGCGCTTCAGCGACTTCAAGGCCGATGGCCAGTGGTCGCAGGAGGTTGCCGGGCGTGGCAAATGGCAACCGGGCGAGGGTAAGAGCGTGCTCAGCTATCGGGTCTTGATCGACAGCGAGCGCAAGCCTGGCCGTTACGATGCCAGGATGACCGATGACTGGGCGCTGTTTCGCGGGGACGATCTGGTGCCCGCGGCCAAGCTCGATCAGCGTGACAAGACCGATCTGGTGGCGCGCCTGCAGTTCGAGCTGCCCAAGGGCTGGAAGAGTGTGGAAACCGGTTGGCCGCGCATCGGCAAGAATCGTTTCCGTATCGATAACCCGGAACGCAAGTTCGACCGCCCGACCGGCTGGATGCTGGCCGGCAAGCTGGGCACCCGCCGCACGCGCCTGGGCGATACCGAAGTCGCCATTTCCGCGCCGATCGGCGAAGGCATGCGACGCATGGACATCATGACCTTCCTCACGTTCGTCTGGCCGCAGATGCAGCAGGTGTTTCCGCGCGATCCGGACAAGCTGCTGATCGTCGGCGCTGGCGACCCGATGTGGCGCGGTGGCCTGTCGGCGGCCAACTCCTACTACATGCACGCCGACCGTCCGCTGGTCAGCGAGAACGGCACCAGTTCGCTGGTACACGAGCTGGTGCACGTGTTCGGCCGTATCTATGGGCGCGACCGCAGTGACTGGATCGCCGAAGGCCTGGCCGAGTACTACGCCATTGAGCTGATGCGCCGCGCCGGCGGCATCAGCGAAGACCGCTATCAGAAAATCCGCGAGCAGCTGATTCGCTGGAGCAAGCCGGTCAACAGCCTGCGCACCGACAATGCCAGCGGCCCGGTCACGGCGCGTGCTGTGCTGCTGCTGCAAGAGCTGGATCGGGAAATCCGCCAGAAGACCAAGGAGAAGGGCAATCTCTCCCTGGACGACGTCACCCGCGGGTTGATGCGTCTGGACAAGGTCAGCACCAAGGATTTCATCGATATCACCGAGAACGTCATTGGCGGCCCGTCGAAGACGCTGGATACGCGGCTGCTGCGTTGA
- a CDS encoding YcgN family cysteine cluster protein: MAANLAPFWKRKTLAQLDPGEWESLCDGCGLCCLQKLEDEDDGAVYYTRIACKLLDLQTCRCSDYPNRVKHVPDCIQLTPAQADQFQWLPPTCAYRLVSEGKDLPRWHHLVSGDPEAVHAERISQSGRMLSENSVAEDDWEDHLIFRAG, from the coding sequence ATGGCCGCCAACCTCGCACCCTTCTGGAAACGCAAGACGCTCGCCCAGCTCGACCCGGGCGAGTGGGAGTCGCTGTGCGACGGCTGCGGTCTGTGCTGCCTGCAGAAGCTCGAAGACGAGGACGATGGCGCCGTCTACTACACGCGTATCGCCTGCAAACTGCTGGACCTGCAGACCTGCCGGTGCAGTGACTACCCCAATCGGGTCAAGCATGTGCCCGACTGCATCCAGCTCACCCCGGCGCAGGCCGATCAGTTCCAATGGCTACCGCCGACCTGCGCCTACCGTCTGGTCAGTGAAGGCAAGGATCTTCCGCGCTGGCATCACCTGGTGAGCGGTGATCCGGAGGCGGTACATGCCGAGCGGATTTCCCAGTCGGGACGTATGCTCAGCGAGAACAGCGTGGCCGAAGATGACTGGGAAGATCATCTGATTTTTCGCGCTGGTTGA